taccataaaaattaattaatgctctaaaaataaattaaaaataaattaagattaaatcaagaaataaataacctaaatcctaatcaaatctaaaatttaatgtggcaaatagggccaaggtggaaaagctgatgtgtaaattattaaatgagaattaataggtggaaaagctgacgtgtaaataattaagtgagaattaatctgggagcgacacgtcactaacttggcctgtgagagcgacacgtcatgctagaagttgttcttttctaatatatatagatagatttaCTAATAAACATATTGAAGAGAAAAACACAATAAAATTGCTATAAAATTGATGGTTGTGATTGAATCTGGAAGAATAATTTGTATTCCTACCAAAATAACCATAGTCAAATTTTGAATGCAGTGCAATGTATTATTGAATTACTATTTTACCCTCAAATTGCAAAAATTTCTCCTTTTTGAATTCtatgctttttatttttaaaatatgaagtaccaattttattttgTATCTTCTATACAATAGTAACCAAATGTGATtgtgttatgaatatttggatgcccatcagagttaggagtccatgggccagacccacatgtatacttgttcaacactctaaacctaatagtataaatacaagggagtctgtacctagcagagcatccccatcacactatttctctatctcttattccTCTATTCTCCTCTCTTATTTACTTGTTTACTCTTCCTTTTTGTATGATAAAAGAATATTTAAACAAAAAGGAAGATTCATAACAGATTGGAATTTATAGAAGTGGAAAAGTTTGTCTCACGGGATTCTTTATTTTTGTGACATCATTAGGTAGTTTGAGGTGAAGTTTGAATTAATTAATCTTTAGGTTTTAAATTTTCTTACTTATATATAGCTCTTAAATgatattaattcataatatataactaatatttttatacttatatttttttcaaatatgtTTAACTCAAATatatgttttaacttttaagtaaATAATTACTTTGATAAGATATATTTTCTAACCAAGTTTTCTAACGTAGTGGTTCAGCATTTCGTCATTTAAGCAAGTGGTTAGGGGTTTGAAACCCAACTCTTGTGAATAGAAAAAACTCTTGCGCTGACTGTGCAACTAAAGATTACTCTCATGGTTGTCATTTGTGGTGATATAAAGGCCAAGACCAAAGAGAAATTACataaatttttgaaatcaatGATTCCCATGTGGTGGAAATGAGTTCTATGCCATTGAATTAAGTGGTTCATTATTAAGGAAGAGTTTAAGATTGCTATCATAACCATGACTATGTGTCGATGTGTCCTATTATTTTTTCATGATgaataaactaattaattgcaACTATTACAACTATCACCAAGGGCAAGATCAACACTCTCTTATTTCCTTGCCATTTCAGAACCCACTATGGAATATGCTGCATCAAGGAATGGACACTAACTATAATAACAACCTTGCCACCCACTTTGAAAATGAGACAGTGCAATGTCAATTTGAAGACACCCCTTATTTTCATACTTCCATAAATATTAAAGGGTTaagggtcatattagtccctgtgtttATAAAAACGTTTGCGTCCCTCAGTCAAAAAACCGTCAGTAACTGTATTATAAAACCGTCAGTAATTGTATTATAAACCGCCAGTAACTGCAAAGAAAACACACTTAAAAAAATCCCTTCATTACAACTCAAAAGTTGAAAAGATATACATATAGTTAAGAAGGATCTTATCAAAGTTTCTAATAGtaggaaggaaatgaagaaggatCTTCTTAATGCACTATGCATGAAGAAGGATCTTCTCTTCAGCTTTGGTTCTCTCTGATTTCATTTTTCTCGCCATCTGGGACAGTGTTTTCCCATAAAGTTGGGTGTAAATTGGAGGAGAGTGAAATAAGCACTTCCACCTACATCTCCGCGCTGCCTGTAGAATAAGTAAAAAGAACCAAAGGTGGTGAATGGATCAAATGCTGAATGCAAAATATAAATCAAAGCCAAAGAGAACACCTAATGCTAGGGTATGCATGATGCAACAAAGAAAGTCGCGAACAAAACAAATGTACGCACCAGTGATCTGCGCATCACACGACCAATACCCTGCCACCATCAAACCATTTCTCTGGTCTCTGAAAGGGGTTAATTTTTGACCCTGCAAGCCCTGGTTTCAGAGAATGCAGAAGAGAGTCACCAATAAATACCAAAATAATCATTATGGTGGTGAAACACAAAATGAAACCAAAGAAGGGGAAGTGAACAACAACAGAGTTACTCATCTGATCCAGGCCATGAAGGTGGCAGGTCAAAGTGACAGAAGCATGGAGGGGATCCTAAACCTTAGCGATCGAAAACCATTTGGGTAAAAGGGGAGGCGAACATGGCTTGGAAGACAGGTTAAACTTGAGAAATCGTTCGGATGGTAGAGGAGAAGAAATTGAACCATTTGGATGTCTAAAACAGAAGCACAGGGAAGCTTGCTTGGAGGACAGGTTCATCTTGAGGAACCGAACAAAGCACTCTGTGTTTGTAACAACAACTTGATGGACCGTGGAGCGTTTGGTGTTTGTATTGCTATGGTGAAGAATGAGAGCTGCAAGAGTGACAGACCAGTTTGCATAAACAAAGGTGAAAAAGGCAAGAAAAGAGAGTTTGTTTTCAACATAAGGATAGGGTGAGGATCAAGAATAATTGGTCAATATAAAAACCAACTGACGGCCATGATTGATTCTCTACAATAAATGACATAATTATAGAAATAACCATACAAAAAAATTCAATTGTAAGTAATGATTTATGGAAACAATTTCTTGTGagcaaaaaagaagaagaaaacaagagTTCTAAGTGTTTTAGACATAACACACATAAGGAACTCATAGATAGAAGTACAATAAAGAGTGAAAAGGAAACACCTGACACAATCAATAAAGAATAACTGATATCTTTATTCTGCATAACACAAATGCATATTGAAAGtagtgaaaaaaatgaaaagataaaGGAATTAGAGAATTACCCATGCGGTGCTCTAATTTTCTGATATCTCCTCTGATGGAGCAGGGATTGTTCTTTCACCTCATAAGTTGACTGGATAGGGTAGCTCCCTTGATATTTAGTTCACTGTCAGAAATTTTACCAAAACGTTCAGTCAACTCATTCAGCTTATAGTCAGAATTAAATGGAACAATTTATAATAAAGTGTCAAAAAATGACAAATTTGACTAATATTAAACATATTGGATAGTATTAGATGACATATAGACATGCAAGCAcatcttaaaaaaaaagtgcTTGAGAAAGCTAAAAACAAATCTTAACAAATTTTCAGTTAATAAGGTAGCAGGCTTGCAACAATAGGAAATATTAATCTTCAGTGACTTTAAAGAGGTCGAGGTTAGAATTACCTCAATGAAAGTTCCCACATAATCTAGAACAGAAGGAATATTGGCTTCTGCAGAATCAGTATATATCTGGAGTTAAATGAATCAAGATTCAGAGTTTAATAACATAACAAAGTTATAAGAATTCAAATAGCAAGTATAATTGGTCAAATTACTTAGCAAATAGATAACCATAGACCTCCATAGAGCTAGAGAAGTAGAGGCTTTTTGCACGATTCAAATTGAGCTTCAAAGAACCAATAGAAAAGGGCCCTCCCACAGTCTTCATTAACATTGATATAACCTGAAAAGTGTGAGAATGATTCTTTAATGAAGGAAGTAGTTAAAAGACATAGGGACTGAACAGACAGAATAACATTCATATTAGAAACTAAAATCGACATCTTTGGCCAAAACATTGCCTTTACTATTCTTATAGTGCTTCTAAATAGTGCTTTGATTGCACTTAAACCAAATGACAGTTTTGGCCACTTCTTTTAACCAAGGACCTGGACCTAGAGTAGTAGTTACCTGTCTTCATTAAAAATGAACTGATGACACAACATGCTACAAAACTAAAACTCTTAGCAAGATCTCATAAAAGATAGTCTAAAGTATGAAGACAGCATAGGACATACAATATTGTCAACTCTAAGCACACACCCTAAACTCCTGTACCTAGCTAAAAATACAAACTCATTAAGCAGACACTCTTCTTCACTATTTTAATATTCTACAAACCATATCAAATTTAGTAATACAAAAATATAGAGATGAAACTATCCTTGAATAGAACTGCAGATAGACTGCACAGACTAAGCTATCCTAAGCAAAGCATCTTGTTGATAGACTACATCATGAACAACAAACAATAATTAACACAACCAAACACAACTAAAATATACCCACAACGATATATATTGCAAAAGGTTATTGTTGCTGCAACAAATTGGAAACAAATGTTACCACAAACATGAGAGACTACAGGAGATGTGGGGGGGAATTATTACCCCTAAATCTAAGCATTGCAACCTGCAAAGGTGAAATTGCATCACCAAAAACTACAATCTGAGTTAAAATTGATGAGcttaattcataaaaaaaatttatgaaattatCAGCCAACAATGGAAAAAAGAGTATAAACTACAATCGAAATGATTGATTGTAACTATGGAGAATGAGTGAAATTCATATGCTGGTTTATATGATAATGACTTAACACTGCATATGaaagtgaagaaaaagaagctaaTATGGAGGAAGAACGAATCCCAGATGCGAGAAAGAGAAACAAACCTGGAAAATTGCAGAAAGCCTCTCTCCCAAATCTGTCAATTTCGGAACCCTAGAGAGAAACTGAAGGGAAGAAGAACGTGATGCAATTCAGAAGATGATTGCAGCGAGAAACTGAAGGGAAGAAGAACACGGATAGTTACTTCAACTCAATTACTCCATGGCTTCCAAGCGGACATGGAGATTGCAGAAGACCTGAATTCCCATGTCAAACGTGATTGCAGCGGATCCTTGACTGAAGCAGAGATGGCCAGATACATAAAATTCTCTGCGGAAGGCTTTAAATGGTTTTGAAACCCTAGAGAAACGGCTCAGAAGGAGAAAAGGAACGAAACGTCAGAAAGGTGAAGTGTTTCTTTCTAACGTGAATGAAGGAGAAAAGGTGAAAAAcgtttcttttttttgaaccTGAAAAGCGTTTCAGATTGAATGAATGAAATGTGAAACTGATACAATTGTGAATCAACGGCTGAGATCCAATCTGACTGAAATAGAATGCTtctttacaaaaatatccatgTCCAAGTTTAATagtttttagaataaattgtTGAATGACTTTTTTACCTTCAAAGCTGCAGAAactctgcttttatatatattattatagaagattatagatagattatagatagatagatatatttcatttacaaataataaagaaaaaattactAATACCACAAACCTCGGAGTAACGGACACAACATGACGGTTGCAGTTCTCACATAAATACATCTTCTCATCATAATATGCCTTTTTGTTACATTTGCAAAAATTGTACCACCAATCCTCCCACTCATTAACACCAACGACGGAACAATTCTAAAAGACCAAGGATTTTTTTTGAAGCAAGTTATATTTATCTACTTAATAACTAAATAAGTTAAACATAATTTTTCAGAACCATCTACTTTGCTAACCTCTCCACAATTCTTGATTTCTTCAATTGATTTATTCTCTGACATTGTAAGGAAATCTACTACTACAGAAATGACATTTTGCCAcgcctcaattgccacggttatgggcggaaccgtggcaaaagctcaattgccacggttataagcggaaccgtggcaatagggataatattttattatttattttgagGGACCGTGGCAATTGAAATTTTCTGCCCAATTTTTCCTCTCCCTCCCACATTctccaattttttttagaagaaaaccCTAAAGCTGTGCAAACCCTCTCCCTCTTACGCTCTATCCCCCTCTCCAGACTTCATCGTCCTGCCGACGAAGCTCTGATCTATTCCCGTCCCTCTCCAGACTCCATGCGGCAGTGGAACGCATGTTGACGGAGAGGCGAGAGAAGAACGGAACAGAAATCGCCGCCCTCTTCCAGCAGCTGCTGAGAACAACTTCGACGGAGAACGGCGACTTTGTCGGAGTGGGGGACGAAGTTACAAGGTGCGCTGCGACTTCGATGGAAGAGAAGGTCTGGGTGAGGAAGCAAAAGCGTCGAGAGGGACTGCGACCTTGGGTGAACAGAACAGCCAAGCATCTTTTAACTGAGTTCTATTGAGTAATTTCTTACATGTCTTGGGCTTTTGGTTAATTATTTCATATTAGACAACCCTTTCACTGAGAGTTATACCTCAGCTAAGCATAACTTTGGTTAATTATTTTCCATTTTCCTCTTATCAGATTAGCCAAAGAGTTTTTGAAGTCACAAGGAGCAAGAGTTCTACTGATATTTCAAAGCCTGAAGCAGTTGTGTTATCAGGCCCTGATGCAAAGTAAGATAGTAGTTATGTTGGAGTAGATTTAGGCAACCAATTTCTTTTAGGGAAAGATTATTTTAGAAGTAAGAGTGTACCATTTGAGCTGTACAAAAGGCGCACATCTGTATTTGTTCGCAGAGAAACTTTTCTAGACATTATCTGTGATGCTCTGGCTGAGTACAAGTATATGGGTCCCAACCAGAGAGAAGACTTGGCTCTAGCCTGCAGGTACCACCATTGTTTTATATCTTTATGTGGACAATATTTATCTACAGTAACCTAAATAGAAGCATGGAAAAGAATAAGTCTCACTATCGTTGCATCATATGCTTGGATCTAATGGAATCTATTAAGTTATATGATTAGATATGGTTTGCCTTGGTTTCCATTTTCATGATCAAGGAGAGATGGAACAGATAAAGGAGAGATTTGTTAAATTGCTATTGGGGGAGGATATGTCTGGTGGAGGAAAGGGTGTTTCATCAACTCTGGCACTGTCAAATGCATTCCCAAACCTTGCTGGTATGTTGACTTTTTACTTTCTTTATATGCTGCCTGCTTGAATCATGATGGATAAACATTATGATGTTACTTCCATTTCATGAGCTCTTGATAGAAGAAATGTTTCAAATAGCTCTTGTCAGTTTCTCATTGTTTTCTTGCTGAGAATGCAGCTGCTGTTTTTGGTGAACAAAAGCGCCTAGAGCCGATGCTGCCCAAGAGGAAAGCCAGATGGAGAAAGGAAATCGATTGGCTTCTATCAGTGACAGATTATGTTGTTGTGATGGTTCCTACTCAACAAAAATCAAAAGATGGATCCAGCATGGAGGTAACCCTCCTCACTCACCCTAGTTTTCCAATGTTCCTTATTGTCCCTATGATAGTTGCTATATGATTGATCCTCATCTTTGAATGAATAAATGACAAGTGGTGGTTACCTACACCTAAGGTTTGCTAAAGTTCATTTGACTGAGGGAGCACACGCACACACTTTTGCAATATAGTATAAATAGGGGTAGGTGGGTATATTTAATGAACTTTAGAGATCATTTTATCAGGTGGTGATATAGGCTGCCGAACTTAGGTTTGGTTTGTTTTGATTATGCTTAAATGTCATTTTGGATATGTTTGATAATATACATGTTATTTGTTATTTCTTGCATGTACATGTTTTCGTTTTCTTGATAGTGAAAGTATGCTGGTAACTCATTAAAACTAAGATATGACCATCAAAATCACAACTGATATCACAGTTTGATCTGTTGTTTCAAATTTCTAATGATGATTATTATAAAAACAAGGTGATTCATACCCTTTTCGTGATCTGATTTcggatttgaatttcaaatgcATGATGTGTGGCTAACTATGTACTGGGTGTTTCAcatcttttctttctattaatatataatatggTTTATTCTCAAAAAAACATATTGATAAGGCTGGGCATGAAACAACCAGCAAAGTACCAAAATACAATTTTCTGATATGTCTTATACCCtgagtaataaaacaaaaaggTATATTCAACTAGCATTACCGCATTAGTATCATCAATTTTATAGGTTTAATAGGCTAATTTGTTTAATTGAGTGTGGTGTGTCTTTAGGGTTCTCATCCCTTAGCTTTGCAGTTACTTTCACTAATCTCCTTTCTGTGCGTCTCTTTTTCTTGTTTTCGGCTGCCTCAATTCATAGACATGGTCAAGGGTGTTGATTTTCTAGTCAAAGACCTCAAAGGGAGAATTAGATTTGCTTTTCCTCAAAAACCTTCTTTTTATGCAATTTTTAGGAGAGCAATCCAAGAAACATCACTTCAGACTCTTATATTAAGTTGGAATGTTAATGATTAGGAATTGTTTTGGCGTGCAAGTAGAAGACTCAATACATTAATGAAATGGaaggaagaaaatgataaaTGGTTCCATGCTTCAAGGGCCCAAAATCCCATCAATTAATCAAGAAAAAGTGAAAACATAATCATCCCATATCCAATTCCACTTCTAGTTAGATTATTTTGTGTGAGGCTCTCGGCAAGTATCTGATATGTCTTTGAGGGATGATCCTTTTATATTGCTATGCTGCTATTGCTTCTGCCCCTCTATATTGCTATGTATTTTGAGTTTCTCTTGGATGGGTGCTGTTTCATAGCTTGACCCGAGGAGACTGGGATTTCTATGTTGTTGTGCAGCATTTGGCTAGGCCAAATTTGGCTTCTCTTGCTGCGTTTTTCTTCTTTAgttgttcttttatttttagaCTAGCTAGTTTTCCTTCAAAACTGTGCTAGTGCAGTTCTTGTACTCtgtttttgctattttagtaAATCACATATGTAGTTAGCTGATTGCTTAATTAACCATTGATTAGTTAGATCTATTACTGTTTTATCTTCATTACTATTTGATAACAGCTATGAATATGTACAAGAGCTGATTGTAGTAACTCGAATCTGACTTCAAATATTGCTTTTGGCTTTGTTTGATTAGATTTATTTGAAGTTGTAGATCGAAGAGCCAAACTGGTTGCCACTGACTTAGAGGACTAGTCTGATTCTAAATCTCCAGGTCTGACTCTTTCCTCTACACCCTATATTTTTCAGCAATTAACTCATAGTGAATACTTTATCTGTAATTGGGCCTGTGTTTATTGTTGTAAAGCTATGCTTTCAATATGATCAAAAGATTAAACTTTCAAAGGGTAAATACCTGGTGATAGTCCTTACACCTACATTGactaaattcttaatttttcctaattttagtgtgactctaaattttgttacttttaccATCATTTTGCAGTACTTCTCTGATTTTCAATTTGCCTTCTACGATGAGGATCAACTGaatgaaattaaagaagagtGAGCTACTTATGTGTTAAAGAATTTTGCATAGTGTGGACTGCTATGCTTTGGTGATTTCAAGTAGTGGGGGTGTTTGGGGATGTTGTCAAGCTGCTATTTTTTCGTCGATAAAAGAGGCTGATGATGAGTCAATCTCATTGCTGTTTTTTGTTGTTCAAGCTGCATGTTTTGTCATTCTTAATTCATGCTTTTAACTTATGTAGCTTGCTTGTTTAATTTCTTGAGAGAGTATGTTCTCAACAATTAGTATTGGTTTATTATTGTTATGTTATTTGAGTAATTCTCTTGGCTTTAATATGTGAATGTTGTTCTCAACATGAGATtttatgtaatttatttttcttgagAAAATGGACTGCAATTTATGCACAGACCaggttaaaataaaaaaagaaaaaaatctagCTGTATTGCAACGGTTAAAAAACTGTGGCAATAGAAGCCatatattgccacggttacacgcttgaccgtggcaatatgtggactctattgccacggttaagtgcgtaaccgtgacaatatgtggaccctattgccacggttacccTTTACGAACTGTGGTCATAGGCgaatcaattgccacggttcgcccttgaaccgtggcaattgagcaattgccacgcaggctatcgccacggttaaaccgtggcaaaagggcgtgcggaaccgtggcgaaaagccttttctgtagtagtgatcCTCTTCTTGGATTGCTTTGACAGAATCCCCTAATTGACTGAGTCCAATTGACAGAGAGTTATTCATTTCAACATACCTGacataataaaattattttcaaattaaataagTCTTAAACTATACAtaaatgtttatatatattCTTTATACAAACTTCTGCTTCAGACATAACGCTTCCTTCAAatcgggtaaatagccaagttggtccttgaatgtgtcaCCCGCCTTCAAGTTAATCCCTAAACTTTTAAAATGCATCCCGCGATCCCGAAATGTGGCAAACGTCATTCAAATTAGTCCCAGACGTTAAAAAATGGAACAGACGTTAAcaaaatccttttttttttaatttttttgcctTGCTGGAATGCATATGTGGAACTAGGGTCTTGAGAAAACATTTGGATGTCAAATTAATCCCTAAATATTGTATACTAGTCCCCAATGTAAAAGTTAAATATAATTTCCCAAACTcaacaacaagaacaagaacaaaaaGCTGCTGGAAAATCAAACTCCCAAATCCAGAAACAATAAgtaaaacccagaaaattaagCCTTGAAACAAAGAACCCAAACCTAGTTGAAATTTTCATCCCAAATACAAACCATGAGGGTAACTAAATCAAATCTTGGCCGCATCTATGCATTCCTTCTCTTCTGCATCAcatcttgtttctttcttttctcagaCAAGACAAAACAAACATAGGGTAACTGCAAATGTATATTTGGTCAAATAAAGATGAAGGGTGCCTTAGATCTTGTTTGAGACCACTGTTGCATCTCCCCCAAACCCAGATGAAATTTTCATCTCAAATCAAGGTCGAGAACAGGAAGGAAGATGAATGATTGAACCTCCTATGGCTTTCTTTGAGGctgtacaattttttttagaaagagaTAGAGGAGAGAGGTGACGCTTGCTAATAAGAGAAGGTTAAGGGGAGAAAGTATTTTAGGGTTAGAAAAGGGGGAGGGGGCTGATTCAGATTTTTTTAGAGAGAGGGGAATTGTTGTAGAATGAAGGAGAAGAATTGAAAAATTTATGGGTTTGATTTTCAATAGAAGAAGACTAACAAAGATGAATATAACATTAGAAAAAATTAGGGGTTTcaaaatttctattttttttcttctggaaTTAgaaatttttctgggttttcaagtttaaactttaaactTGAAGATGGAAGAAGATAAGATAATAGAGGTTGAAAATGATTAGGGATGAAGATGAGAAgttatgataattttttttttatattgaggACTTgtttgccacattcagggactaatttgacgtcCAAATGTTTTTCAAACACTTCAATTCCATGTAGGCAGTCCaactaggaaaaaaaaaattcgttAATGTCCGTTCCTTTTTTTTAACTTCAGGGACTAACTTGAACGACGTTTaccacattcagggaccgcgAGAtgcatttttaaagtttagggaccaacttgaaTGCGGTGGAaacattcagggaccaacttgacTATTCACCCCTTCAAATCAGGATTAAATATAAGTTTTGTAGCACCTTGAACATTCTGCAGAGAGGGTTTTCCTACACCCGGAAATCTACATTAAATATACTTCTTCACACACTTCATgttcaaaatatttaaaaaaaacgaaataATTTAACTACCGTTAAAAATCTTCGCCTTAGCAAACTGAATTATAACAACAACATTATTAATATCGCCATCACTTAGGAAGGAATTCAAAATATCAACATATACACCAAACAAAGCACATTCAATTTTCACCCTGCATCAACCCAAATTTAAAATCACTTCCACATGAATCCACATACACAACATATATTAATGtacttattatatttttaaaaacttaCCCATCATAATCTAATTCAATCAAATTCATCTTCACACCACTTCTCTCTTGTGTTAACACCCTCTCTGTCCCAATACTAGTAAGAACTCCAATAACatttacatattaaaaaaagaTAACCCATCAAAAAATTTAACATATTGTAATCAACATTTTCCTTATAATATATCACCAACTATACAACAATTAATGTTACCTGCTAAGTAATTCGTGTTGTATTCCTGATTCACTATTTCAGCAACTGGAACAAAGGTGTAAGGTTCAATTGCAATTGGATACTTCTTCACCTGATGAACAATAGTATCTAACGTGAAGTTTAATTTGAAATCATGTTTGGTAGTCCTAAACTCTCGTCCGTTAGTCCCAGCACAAAACTTTGAAATGCAATACACTTTTCCTTATGTCATCACGCGATCAAATTTGTAGACAACAGTCTTACCCACAGTAGCATGAATTTTAGTTCTTTGCATACATTCAAAAATATAATGTTATTATTGTTCTCATAtcatactcaatatataatatttaactGCATTACATAATTC
This is a stretch of genomic DNA from Lotus japonicus ecotype B-129 chromosome 1, LjGifu_v1.2. It encodes these proteins:
- the LOC130710458 gene encoding uncharacterized protein LOC130710458, with translation MAKIFQVCDEVSKISQEKEDWKITVKVIRKWLAEGFKGSKIPNSLEMVLMDAKVKKYPIAIEPYTFVPVAEIVNQEYNTNYLAVLTSIGTERVLTQERSGVKMNLIELDYDGVKIECALFGVYVDILNSFLSDGDINNVVVIIQFAKAKIFNGS